From Aspergillus chevalieri M1 DNA, chromosome 4, nearly complete sequence, a single genomic window includes:
- a CDS encoding lipase ROG1 family protein (COG:O;~EggNog:ENOG410QDRJ;~InterPro:IPR007751,IPR016445,IPR029058), with protein sequence MLVTTRTYSTAQLLHQKHSSPTDKHRSRFHSLTGWHSGLVNIERAVKMLLSYQAGSVRVGEVVRYTLSYTPATDPIYPPPEELYVRVRNTSAIPLRAAYLHGPYTLYAACYPSTFDPNVAYSRKNTEGVPQFEPYLKAGGSWDATITIPQSIRQTPTELASADPGSHQSVTWVIEIVSQVIFSATAAVNFEVIVGRDEKSVQLLSAGGVSGGGLPRPGQLHDHWSPKTRGQQVLAATGIYSNSITLRIDNTASLWNSPPFPPFEDDAKSKLQNSQAATETSNTQHQTTAQKEEPKKEKKKKIHLVVITHGLHSNLGADMLYLKESIDIAAKRAREQAKQDRQKKSNTNSDTTRPGSDFADDTDGDDEQVIVRGFFGNAVRTERGIQYLGKRLAKYVLLMTYPDQPYFPLKTSKAKPFPNPLAALKTTEEQSASGASVSGVHEQGSDQEDHAYQFTSISFIGHSLGGLIQTYAIAYIQKYSPQFFDHIRPINFIALATPFLGLSNENPVYVRFALDLGLVGRTGQDLGLSWTAPKVRSGWGAIIGGRGESVKPQEHSDPGSKPLLRILPCGPAHEVLAKFQHRTVYSNVVNDGIVPLRTSSLLFLDWKGLDRVEKARRDNGLVGTMAEWGWAELTGANSKSSRPTRPTLSTTHANATENTPSAALSQEQNEHGKVPTETLQASEPYQTLRQQESEQHHLESGDVRLDSTPKVDPSQNLFSPLNGLLSLFRSKDSPKTAAGHKQTKIYKRSQTVHTDDQPIETQSSTGSHRPEAPPHRMSHEEDGLYTPPKTTFFESASDLLMPPLPPVEFILDPASRPRTIFHDRIYHPEDIPAPLPVKRRTLPFSSHQTRSSNAQHPSSLESHHSSHQGKDESESGLRVEEKIARAYHRGLSWRKVLVRLEPDAHNNIIVRRMFTNAYGWPVVKHLVDTHFAYTSAAQSNDVLEGGMDRAKPPTIKTTNSGNEVQGQTDRPFQKSVPPGSSGGLYEVPNSSTINDPSRSLDYYHAHRERTGAGPMSEYFNGTSSTSIAPRPDSATDDDDEDDPEFRDSIKATRQHPGEI encoded by the exons ATGCTGGTCACTACGCGGACATATTCTACTGCCCAGTTACTGCACCAAAAGCATTCTTCACCAACCGACAAGCATCGTTCTAGGTTCCATTCACTCACAGGGTGGCATTCAGGACTCGTGAACATAGAGCGAGCTGTTAAAATGTTGCTATCCTACCAAGCCGGCAGTGTTCGTGTCGGAGAAGTAGTTAG GTACACATTATCTTATACCCCAGCAACCGATCCCATCTATCCGCCCCCAGAAGAGCTTTATGTGAGAGTTAGGAATACGTCTGCGATTCCGTTACGGGCTGCCTACCTGCATGGCCCATATACTCTCTATGCCGCCTGTTATCCATCGACGTTCGACCCCAATGTCGCATACAGCCGGAAGAACACCGAGGGAGTTCCTCAATTCGAGCCCTACCTTAAGGCCGGGGGGAGCTGGGATGCAACCATTACCATTCCACAAAGTATCCGTCAGACTCCTACGGAGCTCGCCTCTGCAGACCCTGGGAGTCATCAAAGCGTGACCTGGGTTATAGAGATAGTATCTCAAGTGATTTTCTCTGCTACTGCAGCCGTCAATTTTGAAGTCATAGTCGGCCGTGATGAGAAATCAGTCCAACTGCTTTCTGCAGGTGGTGTATCGGGTGGTGGGCTGCCTCGGCCAGGTCAATTACACGACCATTGGTCACCCAAAACTAGAGGGCAGCAAGTGCTAGCTGCTACAGGTATATACTCGAATTCCATTACACTGCGTATCGATAATACGGCCAGCCTTTGGAACAGCCCTCCTTTTCCGCCCTTTGAAGACGATGCCAAATCGAAACTGCAAAATTCACAAGCTGCTACCGAGACATCGAATACTCAACACCAAACCACTGCGCAAAAAGAGGAACctaaaaaagagaaaaagaaaaaaatccACCTTGTTGTAATAACTCATGGGCTGCACAGCAATCTTGGAGCAGATATGCTCTATTTAAAGGAGAGTATTGATATCGCTGCCAAAAGGGCTCGGGAGCAGGCAAAACAGGACCGCCAGAAGAAGTCTAACACTAACTCCGATACAACAAG GCCAGGATCCGATTTTGCGGATGATACCGATGGAGATGATGAACAAGTCATCGTCAGAGGGTTTTTCGGGAATGCAGTTCGAACTGAACGTGGTATACAATACCTCGGAAAGCGCCTAGCGAAATATGTTTTGTTGATGACCTATCCTGATCAACCCTATTTCCCACTTAAAACATCCAAGGCAAAACCATTTCCCAACCCTTTGGCTGCACTGAAAACCACAGAAGAACAATCTGCGAGTGGGGCGTCTGTCTCTGGCGTTCATGAGCAAGGGTCGGATCAAGAAGATCATGCTTACCAGTTTACGAGCATCAGCTTCATCGGACACTCCCTTGGCGGGCTTATCCAGACGTATGCTATCGCATATATCCAGAAGTATTCGCCCCAATTCTTCGATCATATCCGGCCTATCAATTTCATAGCCTTGGCCACTCCGTTTTTGGGACTCAGCAATGAGAACCCTGTGTATGTTCGGTTCGCCTTGGATCTAGGACTTGTAGGCCGAACAGGTCAAGATTTGGGTTTGAGCTGGACAGCTCCGAAAGTGAGAAGTGGCTGGGGTGCCATAATTGGTGGCAGGGGCGAATCCGTGAAGCCACAAGAACATTCAGATCCCGGATCGAAGCCGCTGCTGAGGATCCTTCCCTGTGGACCAGCACATGAAGTACTCGCAAAGTTTCAGCACCGGACCGTATATTCTAACGTGGTTAATGATGGAATCGTTCCACTACGAACGTCGTCCTTACTATTTCTGGATTGGAAAGGATTAGATCGGGTCGAGAAGGCTAGAAGAGACAATGGCCTGGTTGGGACGATGGCTGAATGGGGCTGGGCGGAGTTGACTGGCGCAAACTCCAAGTCATCTAGACCTACCCGTCCTACATTGAGCACCACACATGCAAATGCCACTGAAAATACACCTTCCGCGGCATTATCCCAAGAACAAAATGAACATGGAAAAGTGCCAACCGAAACGCTGCAGGCATCAGAGCCGTATCAGACTTTGAGGCAGCAAGAGTCAGAGCAGCATCACTTAGAATCTGGTGATGTGCGTTTGGACTCGACGCCCAAGGTTGACCCATCGCAAAACTTGTTCAGCCCATTGAATGGTCTCCTGTCCCTATTTCGATCAAAAGATTCACCAAAAACCGCCGCTGGGCACAAGCAAACAAAGATCTACAAGCGCAGCCAAACTGTTCATACAGATGATCAGCCGATTGAAACGCAGTCGTCTACTGGATCACATCGCCCAGAAGCGCCTCCTCACAGGATGTCGCATGAGGAAGACGGGTTGTACACGCCTCCCAAAACTACATTTTTCGAGTCAGCTAGCGATTTGCTTATGCCACCGCTCCCGCCAGTGGAGTTTATACTTGACCCTGCTTCGAGGCCCCGTACCATATTTCACGACAGAATTTACCATCCCGAGGACATACCAGCACCGCTGCCCGTCAAGCGACGCACATTACCGTTTAGCTCACATCAAACTAGAAGTTCGAACGCACAACATCCATCGTCACTTGAGTCGCATCATAGCTCACATCAGGGTAAGGATGAGTCTGAGAGTGGCCTCCGCGTTGAGGAAAAGATCGCACGGGCGTACCACCGGGGGCTGTCATGGCGCAAAGTCCTTGTCCGTCTAGAACCTGATGCACATAATAATATCATTGTCCGGCGAATGTTCACAAATGCGTATGGTTGGCCGGTAGTCAAGCATCTTGTCGATACCCATTTCGCATATACTTCAGCGGCACAGTCAAACGACGTTCTTGAAGGAGGCATGGATAGAGCGAAACCGCCTACGATAAAGACAACAAATTCAGGTAACGAGGTCCAAGGGCAGACAGATAGACCTTTCCAAAAGAGCGTCCCCCCGGGCAGTTCTGGTGGCCTGTACGAGGTCCCTAACAGCAGCACCATTAATGACCCTTCGCGATCCTTGGATTACTATCATGCTCATCGAGAAAGAACGGGTGCAGGTCCAATGTCAGAATATTTCAATGGAACATCTAGCACATCAATTGCACCAAGGCCAGATTCAGCcactgatgatgatgatgaggatgatccTGAGTTTCGAGATAGCATAAAGGCTACCAGGCAGCATCCAGGCGAGATCTAA